From the genome of Raphanus sativus cultivar WK10039 unplaced genomic scaffold, ASM80110v3 Scaffold1783, whole genome shotgun sequence, one region includes:
- the LOC108812959 gene encoding FRIGIDA-like protein 3 isoform X1: protein MVENEPPHFAVTCLHLLPKEKKDNEDRKCLCVIINHFPFASLRLSFPNFTFLFSRKFLDRSRWIYHLPLLLDLLLSSFKMEDNTRSVASLMDSTSSKIQQLQKAFAELESQRAVTLNLKWNELEEHFHGLERSLKRRFHELEDQEKEYETKTRKAQELLEKKKAAVEAKEKASLERLQKKRDAAVFAINTALDKYNNNNNNVKSTEAFASAADDEDVDGTVQDVVEVKAYPQLVKLCRDMDSAGLHKFVSDNRKNLVLLKEEIPVAFRAAANPASLVLDALEGFYPPPTSDGKKDANLLGMRRTCVMLMECLGVLLYGLDSNSVADVLSEDVKDRAKGVAEGWSPLLESLDMDAAGNGNSLEAHAFLQLLATFGVVSEFEEDEILKLIPMVSRRRQAAELCRSLGLSQKMPGVIEVLVNSGKQIDAVNLAFAFGLTEQFPPVELLKCYLTEASRSTSQGRPGNASPAVQDEFSERELTSLKAVIKCVEEHDLEEQYPVEPLHKRILQLEKAKAEKKRATEPTKPQTKRPRGPQPRATENNNNNNNNSKTGYGRVIPERYPQYVYDNRPFLRGPIMAAQAHPPPQAYSFSPAAAAAHGNFYGNCYQYQAPPPAYFH, encoded by the exons ATGGTGGAGAATGAGCCACCACACTTTGCTGTCACGTGCCTCCACTTattaccaaaagaaaagaaagacaaCGAAGATAGAAAGTGTCTGTGTGTAATAATAAACCACTTTCCTTTTGCCTCCCTTCGACTTTCCTTTCCGAATTTCACTTTCCTCTTCTCACGAAAATTTCTCGATCGCTCGAGATGGATCTACCATCTTCCTCTGCTTCTTGATCTCTTACTTAG CTCTTTCAAGATGGAGGACAACACCAGGTCAGTTGCTTCCCTCATGGACTCCACATCATCCAAGATCCAGCAGCTCCAAAAGGCCTTTGCCGAGCTCGAAAGCCAGCGCGCCGTAACGCTTAATCTCAAGTGGAACGAACTCGAGGAGCATTTTCACGGGCTCGAGAGGTCTTTGAAGAGACGGTTCCACGAGCTCGAGGATCAAGAGAAAGAGTACGAGACCAAAACAAGGAAGGCTCAAGAGCttctggagaagaagaaagcagcCGTGGAGGCCAAGGAGAAGGCGTCGCTGGAGAGGCTTCAGAAGAAGAGAGACGCAGCTGTGTTCGCCATCAACACTGCTTTGGATaagtacaacaacaacaacaacaacgtcAAGAGTACAGAAGCCTTTGCTTCTGCTGCTGATGATGAGGATGTGGATGGTACTGTGCAAGATGTTGTTGAGGTGAAGGCTTATCCACAGTTAGTGAAGCTGTGCAGGGATATGGACTCAGCGGGGCTACACAAGTTTGTATCAGACAACCGCAAGAACCTTGTTCTACTAAAAGAAGAGATTCCTGTGGCGTTCAGGGCTGCGGCGAATCCGGCTAGTTTAGTGTTGGACGCTTTGGAAGGGTTTTATCCACCACCAACCAGTGATGGGAAGAAAGACGCTAACCTCTTGGGAATGCGGAGGACTTGTGTCATGTTGATGGAGTGCCTTGGCGTACTGTTGTATGGTCTGGACAGTAACTCCGTTGCTGATGTTCTCTCGGAAGATGTTAAGGATAGAGCTAAAGGTGTTGCGGAAGGATGGAGTCCACTGCTGGAGAGTCTTGACATGGATGCTGCTGGCAATGGTAACTCTTTGGAGGCTCATGCTTTCTTGCAATTGCTTGCCACTTTTGGTGTTGTTTCCGAGTTTGAGGAGGATGAGATCTTGAAGCTGATCCCTATGGTATCACGTCGCCGTCAGGCTGCTGAGCTTTGCCGTTCTCTTGGATTGTCTCAAAAAATGCCTG GTGTGATTGAAGTTCTAGTGAACAGTGGTAAACAGATTGATGCTGTGAACTTGGCATTTGCGTTTGGACTCACCGAACAGTTCCCACCTGTTGAGTTGCTTAAATGTTACTTGACTGAGGCAAGTAGATCTACCTCCCAAGGCAGACCTGGCAATGCATCTCCTGCTGTTCAG GATGAGTTCAGTGAGAGGGAGCTGACGAGTCTTAAGGCTGTGATAAAGTGTGTGGAAGAGCATGACCTGGAAGAGCAGTACCCAGTTGAGCCACTTCACAAAAGGATTCTCCAGCTGGAGAAGGCCAAAGCTGAGAAAAAGAGAGCAACGGAGCCCACAAAGCCTCAGACAAAGCGACCACGTGGTCCTCAACCCCGGGCCactgaaaacaacaacaataacaacaatAACAGCAAGACAGGATATGGTAGAGTGATACCTGAGAGGTATCCGCAGTATGTGTATGACAACAGACCTTTCCTTAGGGGTCCAATCATGGCAGCACAAGCTCATCCTCCTCCTCAGGCTTACAGTTTCAGTcccgctgctgctgctgctcatGGAAACTTCTACGGAAACTGCTATCAGTACCAGGCTCCTCCTCCTGCTTACTTTCACTAA
- the LOC108812959 gene encoding FRIGIDA-like protein 3 isoform X2, which translates to MEDNTRSVASLMDSTSSKIQQLQKAFAELESQRAVTLNLKWNELEEHFHGLERSLKRRFHELEDQEKEYETKTRKAQELLEKKKAAVEAKEKASLERLQKKRDAAVFAINTALDKYNNNNNNVKSTEAFASAADDEDVDGTVQDVVEVKAYPQLVKLCRDMDSAGLHKFVSDNRKNLVLLKEEIPVAFRAAANPASLVLDALEGFYPPPTSDGKKDANLLGMRRTCVMLMECLGVLLYGLDSNSVADVLSEDVKDRAKGVAEGWSPLLESLDMDAAGNGNSLEAHAFLQLLATFGVVSEFEEDEILKLIPMVSRRRQAAELCRSLGLSQKMPGVIEVLVNSGKQIDAVNLAFAFGLTEQFPPVELLKCYLTEASRSTSQGRPGNASPAVQDEFSERELTSLKAVIKCVEEHDLEEQYPVEPLHKRILQLEKAKAEKKRATEPTKPQTKRPRGPQPRATENNNNNNNNSKTGYGRVIPERYPQYVYDNRPFLRGPIMAAQAHPPPQAYSFSPAAAAAHGNFYGNCYQYQAPPPAYFH; encoded by the exons ATGGAGGACAACACCAGGTCAGTTGCTTCCCTCATGGACTCCACATCATCCAAGATCCAGCAGCTCCAAAAGGCCTTTGCCGAGCTCGAAAGCCAGCGCGCCGTAACGCTTAATCTCAAGTGGAACGAACTCGAGGAGCATTTTCACGGGCTCGAGAGGTCTTTGAAGAGACGGTTCCACGAGCTCGAGGATCAAGAGAAAGAGTACGAGACCAAAACAAGGAAGGCTCAAGAGCttctggagaagaagaaagcagcCGTGGAGGCCAAGGAGAAGGCGTCGCTGGAGAGGCTTCAGAAGAAGAGAGACGCAGCTGTGTTCGCCATCAACACTGCTTTGGATaagtacaacaacaacaacaacaacgtcAAGAGTACAGAAGCCTTTGCTTCTGCTGCTGATGATGAGGATGTGGATGGTACTGTGCAAGATGTTGTTGAGGTGAAGGCTTATCCACAGTTAGTGAAGCTGTGCAGGGATATGGACTCAGCGGGGCTACACAAGTTTGTATCAGACAACCGCAAGAACCTTGTTCTACTAAAAGAAGAGATTCCTGTGGCGTTCAGGGCTGCGGCGAATCCGGCTAGTTTAGTGTTGGACGCTTTGGAAGGGTTTTATCCACCACCAACCAGTGATGGGAAGAAAGACGCTAACCTCTTGGGAATGCGGAGGACTTGTGTCATGTTGATGGAGTGCCTTGGCGTACTGTTGTATGGTCTGGACAGTAACTCCGTTGCTGATGTTCTCTCGGAAGATGTTAAGGATAGAGCTAAAGGTGTTGCGGAAGGATGGAGTCCACTGCTGGAGAGTCTTGACATGGATGCTGCTGGCAATGGTAACTCTTTGGAGGCTCATGCTTTCTTGCAATTGCTTGCCACTTTTGGTGTTGTTTCCGAGTTTGAGGAGGATGAGATCTTGAAGCTGATCCCTATGGTATCACGTCGCCGTCAGGCTGCTGAGCTTTGCCGTTCTCTTGGATTGTCTCAAAAAATGCCTG GTGTGATTGAAGTTCTAGTGAACAGTGGTAAACAGATTGATGCTGTGAACTTGGCATTTGCGTTTGGACTCACCGAACAGTTCCCACCTGTTGAGTTGCTTAAATGTTACTTGACTGAGGCAAGTAGATCTACCTCCCAAGGCAGACCTGGCAATGCATCTCCTGCTGTTCAG GATGAGTTCAGTGAGAGGGAGCTGACGAGTCTTAAGGCTGTGATAAAGTGTGTGGAAGAGCATGACCTGGAAGAGCAGTACCCAGTTGAGCCACTTCACAAAAGGATTCTCCAGCTGGAGAAGGCCAAAGCTGAGAAAAAGAGAGCAACGGAGCCCACAAAGCCTCAGACAAAGCGACCACGTGGTCCTCAACCCCGGGCCactgaaaacaacaacaataacaacaatAACAGCAAGACAGGATATGGTAGAGTGATACCTGAGAGGTATCCGCAGTATGTGTATGACAACAGACCTTTCCTTAGGGGTCCAATCATGGCAGCACAAGCTCATCCTCCTCCTCAGGCTTACAGTTTCAGTcccgctgctgctgctgctcatGGAAACTTCTACGGAAACTGCTATCAGTACCAGGCTCCTCCTCCTGCTTACTTTCACTAA